A single window of Streptomyces aquilus DNA harbors:
- a CDS encoding N,N-dimethylformamidase beta subunit family domain-containing protein produces MASEPIRRWESGALAHAVTDPFGQGPLPWLRGSETYFDDTGQVVPWYVDGTPPPPPAGATGARIPTPRSSSGGPRAADDVRRQIKGFASTGAVAPGEAVDFHITVDPPQEFSVDVYRIGHYGGDGAAKITTSPRLSGIVQPPPLTADRTVSCHHWWLSWRLQIPSYWSIGAYVAVLTTADGYRSHVPFTVRHDQPADLLLLLPDVTWQAYNLYPEDGHTGASLYHAWDEDGRLLGESDAATTVSFDRPYAGAGLPLHVGHAYDFIRWAERYGYDLAYADARDLNSGRVDPTRYRGLVFPGHDEYWSANMRRTVERARDHGTSLVFLSANTMYWQVELGPSPSGVPDRLLTCRKRRGPGRPVLWREIDRPEQELIGIQYAGQVPEPHPLIVRNADHWLWEATGAHEGDAIEGLVAGEADRYFPRTPLPAHDDRILLAHSPYTDTEGALRHQETSLYRAPSGALVFASGTFAWSPSLDRPGHVDPRVQRATANLLDRICKRD; encoded by the coding sequence ATGGCTTCGGAGCCGATCCGCCGCTGGGAGTCGGGAGCCCTGGCGCACGCCGTGACGGACCCCTTCGGCCAGGGCCCTCTCCCCTGGCTCCGGGGCAGCGAGACCTACTTCGACGACACGGGCCAGGTCGTCCCCTGGTATGTGGACGGCACCCCGCCACCACCCCCGGCCGGCGCCACCGGCGCCCGTATCCCCACCCCCCGCTCCTCCTCCGGCGGCCCCCGCGCGGCCGACGACGTGCGCCGCCAGATCAAGGGCTTCGCCTCCACCGGCGCGGTCGCCCCCGGCGAGGCCGTCGACTTCCACATCACGGTCGACCCGCCCCAGGAATTCAGCGTCGACGTCTACCGCATCGGCCACTACGGCGGCGACGGCGCCGCGAAGATCACCACCAGCCCCCGTCTCTCCGGCATCGTCCAGCCCCCGCCCCTCACCGCGGACCGCACGGTCTCCTGCCATCACTGGTGGCTGAGCTGGCGCCTCCAGATCCCCTCGTACTGGAGCATCGGCGCGTACGTGGCCGTCCTCACCACCGCCGACGGCTACCGCTCCCACGTCCCGTTCACGGTCCGCCACGACCAGCCGGCCGACCTGCTCCTGCTCCTGCCGGACGTGACGTGGCAGGCGTACAACCTCTACCCGGAGGACGGCCACACCGGCGCGAGCCTCTACCACGCGTGGGACGAGGACGGCCGTCTCCTCGGCGAGTCCGACGCCGCGACGACGGTCTCCTTCGACCGCCCGTACGCGGGCGCGGGCCTGCCCCTGCACGTGGGCCACGCCTACGACTTCATCCGCTGGGCCGAGCGCTACGGCTACGACCTCGCCTACGCCGACGCCCGCGATCTGAACTCCGGCCGCGTCGACCCCACCCGGTACCGCGGTCTGGTCTTCCCGGGCCACGACGAGTACTGGTCGGCGAACATGCGCCGCACCGTGGAGCGCGCCCGCGACCACGGCACCTCCCTCGTCTTCCTCTCCGCCAACACCATGTACTGGCAGGTGGAGTTGGGCCCGTCCCCGTCCGGCGTCCCCGACCGCCTCCTGACCTGCCGCAAGCGCCGGGGCCCCGGCCGCCCGGTGCTGTGGCGCGAGATCGACCGCCCCGAGCAGGAGCTGATCGGCATCCAGTACGCGGGCCAGGTCCCCGAGCCCCATCCGCTGATCGTGCGCAACGCCGACCACTGGCTGTGGGAGGCGACCGGCGCCCATGAGGGCGACGCCATCGAGGGCCTGGTCGCCGGTGAGGCCGACCGCTACTTCCCGCGCACCCCGCTGCCCGCCCACGACGACCGCATCCTGCTCGCACACTCCCCGTACACCGACACCGAGGGCGCCCTCCGCCACCAGGAGACGTCCCTCTACCGTGCCCCCTCGGGCGCCCTGGTCTTCGCGTCGGGGACGTTCGCCTGGTCCCCGTCCCTGGACCGCCCGGGCCATGTGGACCCCCGCGTCCAGCGCGCCACCGCCAACCTCCTGGACCGCATCTGCAAGCGTGACTGA
- the purD gene encoding phosphoribosylamine--glycine ligase encodes MKVLVIGSGAREHALCRSLSLDPDVTALYCAPGNAGIAEVAELHQVDALDGKAVAALAGELDAELVVVGPEAPLVAGVADAVRELGIPVFGPSKEAAQLEGSKAFAKDVMAGAGVPTARSYVCTTPEEVDEALDAFGAPYVVKDDGLAAGKGVVVTPDLAAAKAHANACDRVVIEEFLDGPEVSLFAVTDGETVVPLQPAQDFKRALDGDEGPNTGGMGAYSPLPWADPKLVEEVLDTVLQPTVDEMRRRGTPFSGLLYAGLAITSRGVRVIEFNARFGDPETQVVLARLKTPLAGLLLAAAKGDLADLPPLRWSEDAAVTVVIASHNYPGTPRTGDPITGLDAVAAEDAPHAYVLHAGTRHDGDAVVSAGGRVLSVTATGKDLHEARDRAYTAVGRIHLDGSQHRTDIAAKAASGA; translated from the coding sequence GTGAAGGTCCTCGTCATCGGCAGCGGCGCCCGCGAACACGCCCTGTGCCGCTCCCTGTCCCTCGACCCCGACGTCACCGCGCTGTACTGCGCCCCCGGCAACGCCGGCATCGCCGAGGTCGCCGAGCTGCACCAGGTCGACGCCCTGGACGGCAAGGCCGTCGCCGCGCTGGCCGGTGAGCTCGACGCCGAGCTGGTCGTCGTAGGCCCGGAGGCACCGCTCGTCGCCGGTGTCGCCGACGCCGTGCGCGAGCTGGGCATCCCGGTCTTCGGCCCCTCCAAGGAGGCCGCGCAGCTCGAGGGCTCCAAGGCCTTCGCCAAGGACGTGATGGCCGGCGCCGGAGTGCCGACCGCCCGCTCCTACGTCTGCACGACACCCGAGGAGGTCGACGAGGCCCTCGACGCCTTCGGCGCTCCGTACGTGGTCAAGGACGACGGCCTCGCCGCCGGCAAGGGCGTCGTCGTCACCCCGGACCTGGCGGCCGCCAAGGCGCACGCCAACGCCTGCGACCGCGTCGTCATCGAGGAGTTCCTCGACGGCCCCGAGGTCTCCCTCTTCGCCGTCACCGACGGCGAGACCGTCGTCCCCCTCCAGCCCGCCCAGGACTTCAAGCGCGCGCTGGACGGCGACGAGGGTCCCAACACCGGCGGCATGGGCGCGTACTCCCCGCTGCCGTGGGCGGACCCGAAGCTGGTCGAGGAGGTCCTCGACACCGTCCTCCAGCCGACCGTCGACGAGATGCGCCGGCGCGGCACCCCCTTCTCCGGGCTCCTCTACGCCGGTCTCGCGATCACCTCGCGCGGTGTCCGCGTCATCGAGTTCAACGCCCGCTTCGGCGACCCCGAGACCCAGGTGGTCCTGGCCCGTCTGAAGACCCCCCTCGCCGGCCTGCTGCTGGCCGCCGCCAAGGGCGACCTCGCCGACCTGCCGCCGCTGCGCTGGAGCGAGGACGCCGCGGTCACCGTGGTCATCGCCTCGCACAACTACCCCGGCACCCCGCGCACCGGCGACCCGATCACGGGCCTGGACGCGGTGGCCGCCGAGGACGCCCCGCACGCCTACGTCCTGCACGCGGGCACCCGGCACGACGGCGACGCCGTGGTCAGCGCGGGCGGCCGCGTCCTGTCCGTCACCGCGACCGGCAAGGACCTCCACGAGGCCCGCGACCGCGCGTACACCGCCGTCGGCCGCATCCACCTCGACGGCTCCCAGCACCGCACGGACATCGCCGCGAAGGCCGCGTCCGGCGCCTGA
- a CDS encoding DNA polymerase III subunit gamma and tau: protein MSSLALYRRYRPESFAEVIGQEHVTDPLQQALRNNRVNHAYLFSGPRGCGKTTSARILARCLNCEQGPTPTPCGECQSCRDLARNGPGSIDVIEIDAASHGGVDDARDLREKAFFGPAGSRYKIYIIDEAHMVTSAGFNALLKVVEEPPEHLKFIFATTEPEKVIGTIRSRTHHYPFRLVPPGTLREYLGEVCGKEGIPVEEGVLPLVVRAGQGSVRDSMSVMDQLLAGAREEGVTYAMATSLLGYTDASLLDSVVEAFATGDGAAAFEVVDRVIEGGNDPRRFVADLLERLRDLVILAAVPDATETGLIDAPADVLERMQAQAGTFGPAELSRAADLVNEGLTEMRGATSPRLQLELICARVLLPAAYGDERSVMARLDRLERGVNFSGGNASGGLGAPAMGYVPGPDAHAQAPAPAAAAPIPPGGGAAAARAAVRGGGGGVGAGPVGAGAAGTGAGAGGPAGQPVQQGHPVQQGQHGQPGHPGHPGHPGQPVPAAQPAPSAPSAPPVQPPAQEPPAASAPTAQPTAPASTGTSAPGAWPTATPAGGGRRPGGWPTATPAGGGGQPPAAAPGAGAPAAPQPTAAPAPAPQSAPPAAAAAYAPPAGGLDPRMLWPNILEAVKNRRRFTWILLSQNAQVAGFDGTTLQLGFVNAGARDNFVSSGSEDVLKQALGEQFGVQWKIEAIVDASGGSAPAPTGGAQNFNGGYGGGGAPSTYGTPAAPAQRPQSPQPTPAAPAAPTPSTPPPSASPTPAPRPSAPEPPPVAPEDDIPEDDDPDLNESALSGRELIVRELGATVVEEFTNE, encoded by the coding sequence GTGTCGTCTCTCGCGCTGTACCGCCGCTATCGCCCGGAGTCGTTCGCCGAGGTCATCGGGCAGGAGCATGTCACCGACCCGTTGCAGCAGGCGCTGCGGAACAACCGGGTCAATCACGCGTACCTGTTCAGCGGTCCGCGCGGTTGCGGCAAGACGACGAGCGCGCGCATCCTGGCCCGCTGTCTGAACTGTGAGCAAGGTCCCACGCCGACCCCGTGCGGCGAGTGCCAGTCCTGCCGGGACCTGGCCAGGAACGGCCCGGGTTCCATCGACGTCATCGAGATCGACGCCGCGTCCCACGGTGGTGTGGACGACGCCCGTGACCTGCGTGAGAAGGCCTTCTTCGGCCCCGCCGGCAGCCGGTACAAGATCTACATCATCGACGAGGCCCACATGGTCACGTCGGCGGGCTTCAACGCGCTGCTGAAGGTCGTCGAGGAGCCCCCGGAGCACCTCAAGTTCATCTTCGCCACCACCGAGCCCGAGAAGGTCATCGGGACGATCCGGTCCCGGACCCATCACTACCCCTTCCGGCTCGTGCCGCCGGGGACGCTGCGCGAGTACCTCGGTGAGGTGTGCGGCAAGGAGGGCATCCCGGTCGAGGAGGGCGTGCTCCCGCTCGTCGTCCGTGCCGGCCAGGGTTCCGTGCGTGACTCCATGTCCGTCATGGACCAGCTCCTCGCCGGCGCCCGGGAGGAGGGTGTGACCTACGCCATGGCCACCTCCCTCCTCGGCTACACGGACGCCTCGCTCCTGGACTCCGTAGTCGAGGCCTTCGCCACCGGTGACGGCGCCGCCGCCTTCGAGGTCGTGGACCGGGTCATCGAGGGCGGCAACGACCCGCGTCGCTTCGTCGCGGACCTGCTGGAGCGCCTCCGTGACCTCGTGATCCTCGCCGCCGTCCCGGACGCCACCGAGACGGGGCTCATCGACGCCCCCGCCGACGTCCTGGAACGGATGCAGGCCCAGGCAGGCACCTTCGGACCGGCGGAGCTCAGCCGCGCCGCCGACCTCGTCAACGAGGGCCTCACCGAGATGCGGGGCGCCACGTCTCCCCGGCTGCAACTCGAGCTGATCTGCGCCCGCGTACTGCTGCCCGCCGCCTACGGCGACGAACGGTCCGTGATGGCCCGCCTCGACCGCCTGGAGCGAGGCGTCAACTTCTCCGGCGGCAACGCCTCCGGTGGCCTGGGCGCACCCGCGATGGGCTACGTCCCCGGCCCCGACGCCCACGCCCAAGCCCCCGCCCCCGCGGCTGCCGCACCGATCCCGCCCGGCGGCGGCGCGGCGGCGGCGCGAGCGGCGGTACGAGGCGGTGGGGGAGGCGTAGGCGCTGGGCCCGTGGGAGCGGGAGCAGCGGGAACGGGAGCCGGAGCGGGAGGGCCCGCGGGCCAGCCGGTGCAGCAGGGGCACCCCGTGCAGCAGGGCCAACATGGGCAGCCGGGCCACCCGGGCCACCCGGGCCACCCGGGTCAGCCCGTCCCGGCAGCTCAGCCCGCCCCCTCCGCACCATCGGCGCCGCCGGTCCAGCCACCGGCTCAAGAGCCCCCGGCCGCTTCCGCGCCCACCGCCCAGCCCACCGCCCCTGCCTCCACCGGCACGTCCGCCCCCGGCGCCTGGCCCACCGCCACCCCCGCCGGTGGCGGCCGGCGCCCCGGCGGCTGGCCCACGGCCACCCCGGCGGGCGGCGGCGGCCAGCCCCCCGCGGCCGCGCCCGGCGCCGGCGCCCCCGCGGCACCCCAGCCCACCGCCGCTCCGGCACCCGCCCCGCAGTCCGCACCCCCCGCGGCCGCGGCGGCCTACGCACCCCCGGCCGGCGGCCTCGACCCCCGCATGCTCTGGCCGAACATCCTGGAGGCCGTCAAGAACCGCCGCCGTTTCACCTGGATCCTGCTCAGTCAGAACGCCCAGGTGGCCGGCTTCGACGGCACCACCCTCCAACTCGGCTTCGTCAACGCCGGCGCCCGTGACAACTTCGTCAGCAGCGGCAGCGAGGACGTCCTGAAGCAGGCGCTGGGCGAACAGTTCGGCGTCCAGTGGAAGATCGAGGCGATCGTCGACGCGTCGGGCGGCTCGGCACCGGCGCCGACCGGCGGCGCACAGAACTTCAACGGCGGCTACGGCGGTGGCGGCGCCCCCAGCACGTACGGCACCCCGGCCGCCCCCGCGCAACGCCCGCAGTCCCCCCAGCCCACCCCCGCGGCCCCCGCCGCCCCGACCCCGTCGACACCTCCTCCGTCGGCATCCCCCACCCCGGCACCCCGGCCCTCCGCCCCGGAACCGCCCCCGGTCGCCCCCGAGGACGACATCCCGGAGGACGACGACCCCGACCTCAACGAGTCGGCCCTCTCCGGCCGTGAACTGATCGTGCGGGAGCTGGGGGCGACGGTGGTGGAGGAGTTCACGAACGAGTAG